In the Vitis vinifera cultivar Pinot Noir 40024 chromosome 2, ASM3070453v1 genome, one interval contains:
- the LOC100852499 gene encoding pentatricopeptide repeat-containing protein At1g31790 has product MVIFLGFCKLVIQPIFLSMEIVSHWHYQKAGFHAAPCDKYKISNVSSHCIQFRLPMPKPQAHHPGTITIIQPPKINSTAFNDDDDCKGSNKKKKKKEKKKEKKKSNSNATPTTSTPTDILRLMDGLGLPIPPDIYASLIKESSTTGDATQATQLLAHINRSGLPLSSALLNRILLMYVSCGLIHTARHMFDKMNVLNKNSISWAIMLAAYMDNGFYEEAIFLFVQMMELHSTIMLELPAWIFICVLKACVHTMNLTLGKQVHGWLLKVGYATNLFLSCYLISFYGKFRCLDDADFVFDQTSERNTVIWTAKMVNKCQGEYMHEALVAFTEMGRAGVKRNEFTYSSVLRACGRMKDHGRCGRLIHASTIKLGLESDIYVQCGLVDMYGKCGLLVEARRVFETVSDTNKTNIVCWNAMLTGYIRHGLYIEAIKFLYQMKAAGIQPQESLLNELRIACGSTTLENKTDGMQI; this is encoded by the coding sequence ATGGTGATCTTTTTGGGATTTTGCAAGTTGGTGATTCAACCCATCTTCTTGTCAATGGAAATTGTATCACACTGGCATTACCAAAAAGCAGGCTTCCATGCTGCTCCTTGCGACAAATACAAGATTAGCAACGTCAGTAGCCACTGCATTCAATTCCGACTGCCGATGCCCAAACCACAAGCCCATCATCCAGGGACTATAACGATAATACAACCCCCTAAAATCAACTCCACTGCAttcaatgatgatgatgattgcAAGGGCagcaataagaagaagaagaagaaggagaagaagaaggagaagaagaagagcaaTAGTAATGCCACCCCCACTACTTCAACACCTACAGACATCTTACGCTTGATGGATGGGCTTGGCCTTCCCATCCCTCCAGATATCTACGCTTCTCTCATCAAAGAAAGCTCCACCACCGGCGACGCCACACAAGCTACCCAATTGCTTGCTCACATCAACAGGAGCGGCCTCCCACTCAGCTCAGCTTTGCTTAACCGAATCTTGCTCATGTACGTTTCATGCGGTCTCATCCACACTGCCCGTcacatgtttgataaaatgaaCGTCCTCAACAAGAATTCCATTTCTTGGGCTATCATGCTCGCTGCTTATATGGACAATGGTTTTTATGAAGAAGCTATATTTTTGTTTGTGCAAATGATGGAGCTTCATAGCACCATCATGCTCGAACTCCCCGCATGGATTTTTATCTGCGTTCTCAAGGCATGCGTCCACACCATGAACTTGACACTGGGGAAGCAAGTCCATGGATGGTTACTAAAGGTGGGTTATGCGACCAATTTGTTTCTCAGTTGCTACTTAATCAGCTTCTATGGGAAATTCAGATGCCTGGATGATGCTGATTTTGTCTTTGATCAAACCTCAGAGCGTAATACTGTGATTTGGACTGCCAAGATGGTCAACAAGTGTCAGGGAGAGTATATGCATGAGGCGCTTGTTGCCTTTACAGAGATGGGGAGGGCCGGAGTAAAGAGGAACGAGTTCACATATTCCAGTGTTCTTAGGGCTTGTGGGAGGATGAAGGACCATGGGCGTTGCGGTCGACTGATCCATGCCAGTACAATCAAGCTTGGTTTGGAGTCAGATATATACGTGCAGTGTGGGTTGGTTGACATGTATGGAAAATGTGGGCTACTGGTAGAAGCGAGAAGGGTTTTTGAGACTGTGAGTGACACCAACAAGACAAACATTGTGTGTTGGAATGCCATGCTTACTGGATACATAAGGCATGGGTTGTATATTGAGGCAATCAAATTTCTTTATCAGATGAAGGCAGCTGGAATTCAACCCCAAGAATCACTCCTTAATGAGCTCAGGATTGCTTGTGGGAGTACTACTCTTGAAAACAAGACTGATGGAATGCAGATATAA